A stretch of Caballeronia sp. SL2Y3 DNA encodes these proteins:
- a CDS encoding circularly permuted type 2 ATP-grasp protein, which produces MTQAFFNEMFEQSQLEARGVPASAFPAAGEPRTHYREFMEWLSAQSERQIDLKRAEADLNFRRVGITFAVYGKSDVPGIIPERTIPFDVIPRIFPADEWKALERGLRQRVNALNRFIHDIYHDQDIIRAGIIPEAQIVGNAQYRPQMRGVDVTRDIYAHIAGIDIVRAGQGEFYVLEDNLRVPSGVSYMLENRKMMMRLFPDLFARNRVAPIAHYPDLLLDTLRAAAPAGADNPTIVVMTPGMYNSAYFEHAFLAQQMGVELVEGQDLFVDGGYVYMRTTQGPQRVDVIYRRVDDDFLDPLVFRPDSALGVAGLISAYRAGHVSLCNAVGTGIADDKSIYPYVPDMVRFYLGQEPILNNVPTWMCRKPDDLKYVLDHLPELVVKETHGAGGYGMLVGPSSTAAQIAEFRAVLEANPEKYIAQPTLALSTCPTYVEAGIAPRHIDLRPFVLSGTDVRMVPGGLTRVALREGSLVVNSSQGGGTKDTWVLER; this is translated from the coding sequence ATGACGCAAGCATTCTTCAACGAGATGTTCGAGCAAAGCCAGCTCGAAGCGCGGGGAGTACCGGCGTCGGCATTTCCTGCCGCGGGCGAACCCCGCACGCACTACCGTGAATTCATGGAGTGGCTGAGCGCGCAAAGCGAAAGGCAGATCGATCTCAAGCGCGCGGAGGCGGACCTGAATTTTCGCCGCGTCGGTATTACGTTCGCGGTGTACGGCAAGAGCGACGTACCGGGCATCATTCCCGAACGCACTATTCCTTTCGACGTCATTCCGCGCATTTTTCCGGCGGATGAGTGGAAGGCGCTCGAACGCGGTCTGAGGCAGCGCGTGAACGCGCTCAACCGCTTCATCCACGACATCTATCACGATCAGGACATCATTCGCGCGGGCATCATCCCGGAAGCGCAAATCGTGGGCAATGCGCAGTATCGGCCGCAAATGCGCGGCGTCGATGTGACGCGCGATATCTACGCGCATATCGCCGGCATCGATATCGTGCGTGCCGGTCAGGGCGAGTTCTATGTTCTCGAGGACAACTTGCGCGTGCCCTCCGGCGTGTCGTACATGCTGGAAAACCGCAAGATGATGATGCGGCTCTTTCCCGATCTCTTCGCGCGTAACCGCGTCGCGCCGATCGCGCATTATCCGGACTTGCTGCTCGATACGTTGCGCGCGGCTGCGCCCGCCGGCGCGGACAATCCGACCATCGTCGTGATGACGCCCGGCATGTACAACTCCGCGTATTTCGAGCACGCATTCCTTGCGCAGCAGATGGGCGTGGAACTGGTGGAAGGGCAAGACCTCTTCGTCGACGGCGGCTATGTCTATATGCGGACCACGCAAGGTCCGCAGCGAGTGGACGTCATATACCGGCGCGTCGACGACGACTTTCTCGACCCGCTCGTCTTTCGCCCCGATTCGGCATTGGGCGTTGCCGGGCTGATATCGGCTTATCGCGCGGGACACGTTTCATTGTGCAATGCGGTTGGCACAGGTATCGCGGACGACAAGTCCATTTATCCCTATGTGCCGGACATGGTGCGCTTCTATCTCGGTCAAGAGCCGATCCTGAATAACGTGCCGACATGGATGTGCCGCAAGCCCGATGACCTGAAGTACGTACTGGATCATTTGCCGGAACTGGTCGTCAAGGAAACGCATGGCGCGGGCGGCTACGGCATGCTGGTCGGGCCGTCGTCCACGGCCGCGCAGATCGCCGAGTTTCGCGCGGTGCTCGAAGCGAATCCCGAGAAATACATTGCCCAGCCGACACTCGCATTGTCCACCTGTCCGACCTACGTGGAAGCGGGCATCGCGCCGCGTCACATCGACTTGCGTCCGTTCGTGCTATCGGGCACCGATGTGCGCATGGTGCCGGGAGGACTGACGCGCGTTGCATTGCGCGAAGGGTCGCTCGTCGTCAATTCGTCGCAAGGCGGCGGAACCAAGGACACGTGGGTATTGGAACGCTAG
- a CDS encoding YceH family protein, whose product MNTPLQGAPRSGLRELTPLEARVLGVLVEKQQTVPDTYPLSLNSLTAGCNQKTARSPVMSVTEDEVLTTIDGLKRLSLVIEGSSSRVPRFEHNINRVMGIPSQSVALLATLFLRGPQTAAELRANSARLHSFADISSVESFLEELAESDPPRVVKLPRTPGERESRWMHLLCGEVSLSDAPSQEASAGASHSLSEFEALKADHKRLAQEVTQLRAMVEHMASELGIALDKPPQT is encoded by the coding sequence ATGAACACACCTCTTCAAGGCGCCCCTCGTTCCGGCTTGCGCGAACTCACACCGCTCGAAGCGCGCGTGCTCGGCGTGCTCGTCGAAAAGCAGCAGACGGTGCCCGACACCTACCCTCTGTCGCTGAATTCACTCACTGCGGGTTGCAATCAGAAGACCGCGCGTTCGCCCGTCATGAGCGTGACCGAAGACGAAGTGCTGACGACCATCGACGGCCTGAAGCGCCTTTCGCTCGTCATCGAGGGCAGCAGCAGCCGCGTGCCGCGTTTCGAGCACAACATCAATCGCGTGATGGGCATTCCGAGCCAGTCCGTCGCGCTGCTGGCGACGCTCTTTTTGCGCGGACCGCAAACAGCGGCCGAACTGCGTGCGAACAGCGCGCGCTTGCATAGCTTTGCCGATATATCGTCAGTCGAAAGCTTTCTCGAAGAACTCGCCGAAAGCGATCCGCCTCGCGTGGTCAAGCTCCCGCGTACGCCGGGCGAGCGCGAGAGCCGCTGGATGCACTTGCTATGCGGAGAAGTGAGCCTGAGCGACGCGCCTTCTCAAGAGGCGTCAGCGGGTGCATCGCATTCCTTGTCGGAGTTCGAGGCGCTGAAAGCGGACCACAAGCGGCTCGCTCAAGAGGTGACGCAATTGCGCGCGATGGTCGAGCACATGGCGAGTGAATTAGGCATTGCACTGGATAAGCCGCCGCAGACATGA
- the mnmD gene encoding tRNA (5-methylaminomethyl-2-thiouridine)(34)-methyltransferase MnmD, producing the protein MTTPIMPASLAFRADGTPYCPRHDDIYHSASGALAQARYVFLQGNGLPERWREQASFNVIETGFGMGVNFLATWSMWRTHPHRPKILEFVSIEKHPFSADDLRRAHAAIIDDASIGPLADELACAWPPLSPGVHRLIFASGALALTLIFSDIADAWPLALALGFTADAIYLDGFAPKKNPDMWTPDTFAMLARLAKPDATFATYTSAGLVKRALLEHGFVYRKTPGFAGKRAMLTGKRDESSKERRDAHNAL; encoded by the coding sequence ATGACGACGCCGATCATGCCGGCGTCGCTCGCCTTTCGCGCCGACGGCACACCTTATTGCCCGAGGCACGACGACATCTATCACAGTGCGTCGGGCGCGCTCGCGCAAGCACGTTATGTCTTTCTGCAAGGCAATGGCCTGCCTGAACGGTGGCGGGAACAAGCCTCTTTCAACGTCATCGAGACCGGCTTCGGCATGGGAGTCAATTTTCTGGCGACCTGGTCGATGTGGCGTACGCATCCCCATCGCCCGAAGATACTCGAATTCGTGTCGATCGAGAAGCATCCGTTTAGCGCAGACGATTTGAGGCGCGCGCACGCGGCGATTATCGACGATGCATCCATCGGCCCGCTCGCGGATGAATTGGCTTGCGCATGGCCGCCGCTCAGTCCGGGCGTGCATCGACTGATCTTTGCATCGGGCGCGCTCGCATTGACGCTGATCTTCTCCGATATCGCGGATGCGTGGCCTTTGGCGCTGGCACTCGGCTTCACGGCGGACGCCATCTATCTCGACGGCTTCGCGCCGAAAAAGAATCCGGACATGTGGACGCCCGACACCTTTGCCATGCTGGCACGCCTCGCGAAGCCCGATGCAACCTTTGCGACTTACACGAGCGCCGGACTCGTCAAGCGGGCGCTTCTCGAACATGGCTTCGTGTATCGCAAGACGCCTGGCTTCGCAGGCAAGCGCGCCATGCTCACCGGCAAGCGCGACGAGAGTTCGAAGGAAAGACGCGATGCCCACAACGCACTCTGA